One window from the genome of Prinia subflava isolate CZ2003 ecotype Zambia chromosome 2, Cam_Psub_1.2, whole genome shotgun sequence encodes:
- the TAB2 gene encoding TGF-beta-activated kinase 1 and MAP3K7-binding protein 2, with the protein MAQGSQQIDIQVLHDLRQKFPEVPEGVVSRCMLQNNNNLDACCAVLSQESTKYLYGEGDLSFSDDSGIPGLRNHMTSLNLDLQSQNIYHHGREGSRMNGSRTLAHSVSDGHLQTSQSNNELFQQEPQTAPAQVPQGFNVFGMANAVSASNPGQHLGFHLGSKGVSNLSQQTPRFNPIMVTLAPNIQPGRNTPTSLHIHGVPPPVLNSPQGNSIYIRPYITAPGGTARQTQQQPGWASQFNPMHPQQVYQPSQPSPWTTIPTSSTTPHTSSQHSTQPNQQGHQTSHVYMPISSPTTPQAPMIHSSGSSQSSVHSQYNIQNISTGPRKNQIEIKLEPPQRNSSSKLRSTGPRTSTVPSSLNSQTLSRSQPTVYISASPPNTDEVITRGQPKVYISANATTGDDQLVRNQPTLFISTNPGVSTTARNMSGQVSMGPAFIHHHPPKSRAVGNSTTATSPRVVVTQPNTKYTFKITVSPNKPPAVSPGVVSPTFEPTNLLNLPDHYVEPEGIQHLTDPVLAHVDRISDARKLSMGSDDAAYTQALLVHQKARMERLQRELEVQKKKLDKLKSEVNEMENNLTRRRLKRSNSVSQIPSLEEMQQLRSCNRQLQIDIDCLTKEIDLFQARGPHFNPSAIHNFYDNIGFLGPVPPKPKDQRSIVKTPKTVPDTDEDEGAQWNCTACTFLNHPALNRCEQCEMPRHF; encoded by the exons AATAACAATAATTTGGATGCCTGTTGTGCAGTTCTCTCTCAGGAGAGCACAAAGTATCTCTACGGTGAAGGAGACCTGAGTTTTTCGGatgattctgggattcctgGACTACGAAATCACATGACATCTCTTAATTTGGATTTGCAGTCACAAAACATCTATCACCATGGAAGAGAAGGAAGTAGAATGAATGGAAGTAGGACTCTAGCTCACAGTGTTAGTGATGGACACCTTCAAACTAGTCAGTCCAACAATGAACTGTTTCAGCAGGAACCACAGACAGCACCTGCACAGGTTCCACAAGGATTTAATGTCTTTGGGATGGCTAATGCAGTTAGTGCTTCTAATCCGGGGCAGCATCTTGGATTCCACCTAGGCAGCAAAGGAGTATCTAACTTGTCTCAACAAACACCCAGATTCAATCCCATTATGGTAACTTTAGCCCCAAACATTCAGCCTGGTCGCAATACCCCAACGTCTTTGCACATACATGGTGTACCTCCTCCTGTACTTAACAGTCCCCAGGGAAATTCTATCTATATTAGGCCTTACATCACAGCTCCTGGTGGTACCGCTCgacagacacagcagcagccaggctgggcatcTCAGTTTAATCCcatgcaccctcagcaagtctACCAGCCTTCGCAGCCGAGTCCCTGGACTACTATTCCTACATCCAGTACTACGCCACATACCTCATCACAACACTCGACACAGCCAAACCAGCAAGGCCACCAGACTTCTCACGTCTACATGCCCATCAGTTCTCCTACTACTCCACAAGCACCTATGATTCATTCATCTGGTAGCTCACAATCTTCTGTTCATAGCCAATACAACATTCAGAATATATCCACAGGACCTCGCAAAAATCAAATTGAAATCAAACTTGAACCGCCACAAAGAAACAGTTCTTCTAAGTTACGTTCAACTGGCCCTCGCACCTCCACCGTTCCCTCTTCCCTCAACAGCCAGACATTAAGTAGAAGTCAACCCACTGTTTACATATCGGCCAGTCCTCCAAATACTGATGAAGTGATCACACGTGGTCAGCCCAAGGTCTACATTTCAGCAAATGCCACGACAGGAGATGATCAACTTGTACGGAACCAGCCCACGCTTTTCATATCGACAAATCCTGGAGTATCTACTACTGCTAGGAATATGTCTGGTCAAGTAAGCATGGGTCCTGCATTTATTCATCACCATCCACCCAAGAGTCGAGCAGTGGGCAACAGCACCACTGCAACCTCTCCTCGAGTGGTTGTTACACAGCCTAacacaaaatatacttttaaaattacagtttctCCAAATAAGCCCCCTGCTGTTTCCCCAGGGGTAGTGTCCCCAACTTTTGAACCTACAAACCTTCTAAACCTTCCTGATCACTATGTTGAACCAGAGGGTATCCAGCATCTCACTGACCCTGTTTTAGCACATGTGGATAGGATCAGTGATGCACGGAAATTGAGTATGGGATCTGATGATGCTGCCTACACACAAG CTTTACTGGTACACCAGAAGGCCAGGATGGAGCGACTTCAGCGAGAACTTGAGgttcaaaagaaaaagttggATAAACTAAAATCAGAGGTCAATGAAATGGAGAATAATCTAACACGAAGGCGCCTGAAAAGATCGAATTCTGTTTCCCAAATTCCATCA ctggAAGAAATGCAACAGTTGAGAAGTTGTAACAGACAGCTGCAGATAGACATAGATTGCCTAACCAAAGAGATTGATCTTTTTCAAGCAAGAG gaccACATTTTAATCCCAGCGCTATTCATAATTTTTACGATAATATTGGATTTCTTGGTCCCGTGCCACCAAAACCCAAAG ATCAGAGGTCCATCGTGAAAACACCAAAGACTGTTCCAGACACAGATGAAGATGAGGGAGCTCAGTGGAATTGTACCGCCTGTACTTTTTTAAATCATCCGGCCTTAAATCGCTGTGAACAGTGTGAAATGCCCAGGCATTTCTGA